Part of the Musa acuminata AAA Group cultivar baxijiao chromosome BXJ3-10, Cavendish_Baxijiao_AAA, whole genome shotgun sequence genome, AATGGAATGAAGCATCGCACCATTATCAGACTTGTATGAACTACTTCTGCGGAAGATATTAGTATTTTTTGCAGGTATGGATGCGcttgaagaagaagagcaacgaGTGGGGATACTTATAGCCCTGCACCCTTGAGTTTGGATAAGTATGAGAAGGTAGTGTCCCTTTTGCTTCAATGCCTGCCAACAGTTCTCACGCGCAGGTAAGTAAACAAACGTGAGCTTCGTGCGCGAGAAGTGATGGATACACACATTAATGCGCCCTCTCTCCTGCAGTACATCAAGACATTTTGTAACAAAAGCTAAAATGAGATCCTTCCTACTCCCATGCATGAAACGTGAAACATGTTGTGTAGCAAAGATAACGTCTTCTCCTATGAAACCTGAAACATGCAGAAACATGCGAAGAGAGCCGGTGCATCGTACAGACAAACTTATATCTTTCCATTGGCTGAATCGGCGACCTGGAACCTCCACATGCTGCGCATCTCCAGCCTCCAACCTTGACTTCTCCGCGTCCCACAGATCGAGCTGAGCAAATTATGTTATGCGAGGTTGGATGCAGTAACATGGTTGGATATACTAAGTTTACATTACATGAGATATGCATGCATATCCCACCAACTTACTTTTTCCCGGTACAGCTTGCAGAGGAATTCAACTTCGAAACTTAAATCTTCCAAGCTGACCATGTGGTGTCCTTTACAATGCGACGATTAAATATCGACCAagcaattttcttttttcttttttttttgagacTCGTGATATAATAATTTAAGCGGTTGGTATCAAAGGTGTACCCTACAAAAATATAGATGAACacctcaagatatatatatatatatatatatatatatagtttattttaaaaaataaagattaatttgTTATGTAACCAATGGCGAGCAGGGAAAAGCCACTGTGGTACACGAGAGGAGCACAAATTCTACATCTTATCAACGACTCTTTCTCAACATGTTCATTTGAAACATCATCGTATCCAAACATATTACGATCATTCTATTCATGTCTCGAAGAAGTATCATCTATGATGGTGGGAAGAAATAAACtcaaatctatagggattcacATAGGGGCTTTGTCTTTCGATTGTTCAAAAAGTTACACACGGTTGATATTTGTGGttaaattttatatcataaaaATGCTTAATCAACAACCAAAATTTGCCCCAAGGTACGGAGATacatataagagagagagagagtgagtgagagagaagacaattgattggattcccatATCTACTTGATCTATTTAATTTTATGTTGTATTACTTATTTGTTGAGAGAAATCACGGAGTTGATCTTAGAATATGTTAGGATACATAGGCAGTGATTGAATTAAGATTTTGGCACCACAATACTGTAAATACatgagaaaaatgaaaaaaagggCATCAGAGTTGGCCTCCGATTTCAAATTTAGATCGTGAATCATATAGATGCTTAACTCAACGTGGTTCCTCGGAGAATGCAACAACGTTTTGCAGTGGTCCAAGAATCATGATCGATCAAAAACTAAAGATGCTATTTTGCTAGCGTTTTCATCGTCATATGCTGAGAAAGTTCAAGGAATACGTGGTTCGTTTCCTCCCATTGTCATGTGCTAAGAGATCTTACGGAATACGTTGTTCACTTCATCTCTTCGTTGTATTACTCATTTAGAAGCTTACTAGTTCTCCCAATAAGGGCCACGGATTCCATCATGAAAAGCACCCCAAGTAATCGTAAGATATCAAAGTGGATTCGAAAACATTTCATTATTTATTCAAAGCAACACCGATTGAGAAGGATAACAACGATGATGACAATCATGGCAAGCACCATAAATAGTTATCGTTGCTTATTTATTACACCATTCGATAGATAGGAACATGAGCCAGTGCCAGTGCATACACTTAGTTTGGCAATGAGCAGCGGATTCCAATAGCGTCAATGGCTGTACCAGCTCGCCCAAAGAAGCCCAGAATCTTACTCCCCTCCTCTAAAGTAAGGGCGAAAGAACTGCCAATCTTGTTGCCTACACTTATGGATGCACCCTTGTTAGTCTCAAGAGTAAGCAACATCACAATTGCATGTCCCTGATAATTGGATAATGCATGAAAATATCCGGAGATAGAAGTGAAGTACTCGTCCTCCTCGAGGATGATCTACAAAAAGGATCAA contains:
- the LOC135650945 gene encoding jacalin-related lectin 19-like is translated as MGRMVKVGPWGGNGGDAWNMGQADHITKLRIYYGNNIVGLEITYILNGNPHTGKYGTTTGPSEEIILEEDEYFTSISGYFHALSNYQGHAIVMLLTLETNKGASISVGNKIGSSFALTLEEGSKILGFFGRAGTAIDAIGIRCSLPN